One window of Candidatus Nitrosocosmicus arcticus genomic DNA carries:
- a CDS encoding cupredoxin domain-containing protein: protein MISINDCTCRLSGQAFKESETIDSNSKAIVMTGIFALILGVGLVSLDYGYNNNIIAFATTSNNLQAQPNIDAKSIYDTGTAILGKNVKNLIILIPDEAHHGNGESKENRFIEQSFLPEAAIINKGTQVIWFSGDVSHEHTIIINNDKGLFDSGTLPEFSASNPMVFNTLGDFGYISPNIDQEAVQKGFVMKGDLKVIDQPNILNSSANKAVIGSNTPITPISEERQSTNTPSSVTSDSNIETVGVFMVPTKDVDEYVQDFRDKGLSIDSTYSFKDLRGLARDTGSEQTLLVWTADPSITVDTAISALKEIGNKLPYK from the coding sequence TTGATAAGTATTAATGATTGTACTTGTCGTTTAAGTGGACAAGCATTTAAAGAAAGTGAGACGATAGATAGCAATAGTAAAGCTATCGTAATGACTGGAATTTTTGCCCTAATTTTAGGAGTAGGATTAGTTAGCTTAGATTATGGATATAATAATAATATTATTGCCTTTGCTACAACAAGTAATAATTTACAAGCTCAACCTAATATAGACGCTAAATCTATTTATGATACTGGCACTGCCATACTTGGGAAAAACGTTAAAAACCTTATAATATTGATACCAGATGAAGCGCACCATGGTAATGGAGAATCTAAGGAAAATAGATTTATTGAACAATCGTTTTTGCCCGAAGCAGCAATAATAAATAAAGGAACTCAAGTAATTTGGTTTAGTGGCGACGTAAGTCACGAACATACCATTATAATTAATAATGATAAAGGTCTTTTTGATAGCGGGACGTTACCTGAATTTTCTGCCTCTAACCCCATGGTGTTTAATACACTAGGGGATTTTGGATATATTAGTCCAAATATCGATCAGGAAGCGGTACAAAAAGGATTTGTTATGAAAGGAGATCTTAAAGTAATAGATCAACCAAACATCCTGAATTCAAGTGCTAATAAAGCAGTTATTGGATCAAACACTCCCATTACCCCAATAAGTGAAGAAAGGCAGTCAACTAATACTCCATCTTCAGTTACATCTGATAGCAATATAGAAACTGTTGGAGTCTTTATGGTGCCAACTAAGGATGTTGACGAGTATGTACAGGATTTTAGAGATAAAGGACTTTCTATAGACAGTACATATTCATTTAAGGACCTCCGAGGATTAGCTAGAGATACGGGTTCAGAACAAACTCTATTGGTATGGACCGCAGATCCAAGTATTACAGTCGATACGGCAATTTCAGCGTTAAAAGAAATAGGGAATAAGTTACCATACAAGTAA
- a CDS encoding multicopper oxidase domain-containing protein has product MQNSIFLMIWLVLLSIVLSVYFVSSYHGTALATNKNSLASFQNPISMDSKINSVSNLNSTSQSNSSNDSSLVTNNNTDQNLISTENYDKLKNCNEDTDKKPTSNEYLTYFNCGHVLPNNSNTKDNQTIREFTLFIKENSSVPIVSNGLIFSPSWTFNETIPGPTMRVTEGDIVKINVLNSKENNQTHSLHMHSIHPAEMDGVEGQGGFIEPGQNFTYIFKAGPYGIYPYHCHSSPIDQHINKGLYGAFIIDPKIPRPNMTEMVMMMNGYDLDYEKEGIGPSRIPTPEEVIEDYMPQEFEHGNEVYTVNGKAFDYMENPIQIYQNTNYRIYLLNMLEFDQVNSFHLHGNVFKYYPSGTSIEPSFVNDILTLSQGDRGVVEFSYPYTGNFMFHSHINEFSDLGWMGLFNVAKK; this is encoded by the coding sequence ATGCAAAATTCAATTTTTTTAATGATCTGGCTTGTTTTATTATCAATAGTGTTAAGTGTTTATTTTGTTTCTTCTTATCACGGTACTGCTCTAGCAACTAATAAAAACAGTTTAGCAAGTTTTCAAAATCCAATCAGTATGGATTCAAAGATAAACTCTGTTTCTAATCTTAATTCTACTTCTCAAAGCAATTCATCTAACGATAGTTCTCTAGTTACTAACAATAATACAGATCAGAATTTAATCTCTACAGAGAACTATGACAAACTCAAGAATTGTAATGAAGATACCGATAAGAAACCAACATCAAATGAATATTTAACTTATTTTAACTGTGGTCACGTATTACCAAACAATAGCAATACCAAAGATAATCAAACAATCAGAGAGTTTACCTTATTTATTAAAGAAAATAGTTCAGTCCCAATTGTCAGTAATGGCCTGATATTTTCTCCATCATGGACTTTTAATGAAACAATACCAGGTCCTACAATGAGAGTTACAGAAGGCGATATAGTAAAAATAAATGTATTGAATAGTAAAGAAAACAATCAGACACATTCACTCCATATGCATTCAATCCATCCTGCCGAAATGGATGGAGTAGAGGGACAAGGTGGATTTATTGAACCCGGACAGAATTTTACATATATCTTCAAAGCAGGTCCATATGGAATTTATCCTTATCATTGTCATTCATCTCCTATCGATCAGCATATTAACAAAGGTTTGTATGGTGCATTTATAATTGACCCTAAAATACCAAGACCGAATATGACTGAAATGGTGATGATGATGAATGGATATGATTTGGATTATGAAAAAGAAGGTATTGGACCAAGCCGCATTCCAACCCCGGAGGAAGTGATAGAAGATTACATGCCTCAGGAATTTGAACATGGCAACGAGGTGTATACAGTAAATGGAAAAGCCTTTGATTATATGGAAAATCCCATTCAGATATATCAGAATACAAACTATAGGATATATCTACTTAACATGTTAGAGTTTGACCAAGTAAATTCATTTCACCTTCATGGAAATGTATTCAAATATTATCCCAGTGGAACTTCGATTGAACCCAGCTTTGTGAATGACATTTTAACTTTGAGTCAAGGAGATAGAGGAGTAGTAGAATTTAGTTACCCGTATACTGGGAACTTTATGTTTCACTCACACATAAATGAATTTTCAGATTTAGGGTGGATGGGATTATTTAATGTGGCAAAAAAATAA
- a CDS encoding MFS transporter: MTSKDKSVEDKPKGLRNVLYLGLVSFFTDFSTEMILGVLPTYLVNNLSVSKAILGAIEGSSELTSYVF, translated from the coding sequence ATGACCTCCAAAGATAAATCCGTAGAAGATAAACCAAAGGGACTTCGTAATGTTCTTTATTTAGGATTGGTCAGCTTCTTTACAGATTTTTCTACGGAGATGATTCTTGGAGTATTACCAACTTATCTAGTTAATAATTTGAGCGTATCTAAAGCTATTTTAGGAGCAATAGAAGGCTCCTCAGAACTAACAAGTTATGTATTTTGA
- a CDS encoding MFS transporter, producing the protein MSGSLSDKVRKRKILILIGYGLSTISKPFFVIASSWYDAFIVRAMDRVGKGVRTAPRDALIADSVSESISGKAFGIHRTIDQMGAIAGPLVAFAILQVMDIQATFLLSHTRNYCSHNLIFLCRRSSDKKTCIINHFWKLTSFVKRDQTICRTYNYYRSI; encoded by the coding sequence ATCTCAGGGTCTTTATCTGATAAGGTTAGAAAAAGAAAAATTTTAATATTAATAGGATATGGTTTGTCAACCATAAGTAAACCGTTTTTTGTAATTGCCAGTAGCTGGTATGATGCGTTTATTGTTCGAGCTATGGATAGAGTAGGTAAAGGAGTAAGAACCGCTCCACGTGATGCCTTGATAGCAGATTCAGTATCTGAATCGATTTCTGGAAAAGCCTTTGGAATTCATAGGACTATTGACCAAATGGGTGCAATAGCTGGACCTCTAGTTGCATTTGCAATACTTCAAGTTATGGATATACAGGCTACTTTTCTTTTGTCTCATACCAGGAACTATTGCAGTCATAATCTTATTTTTCTTTGTAGAAGAAGTAGCGATAAGAAAACTTGCATCATCAACCATTTTTGGAAACTTACAAGTTTTGTTAAAAGAGACCAGACCATTTGTCGTACTTACAATTATTACAGGAGTATTTAG
- a CDS encoding MFS transporter, whose translation MLKETRPFVVLTIITGVFSPGAFNFSFILLRASELGVDQRFIPIVYAVINVSHTIMGIPAGILADKMGKEKVVLISYGIFAISSILVVVSINNMSYAYVLAGVFGLYVGISETVQRAIIPRYVTSELRGTSYGLYSLVTGVCFFASNITFGFLWDNYSIYMAVTYSASLSISAIIGMTVFIKSYTVANNKNIT comes from the coding sequence TTGTTAAAAGAGACCAGACCATTTGTCGTACTTACAATTATTACAGGAGTATTTAGTCCAGGAGCGTTCAATTTTTCATTTATCCTGTTAAGAGCATCAGAATTAGGCGTAGATCAAAGGTTTATTCCAATAGTCTATGCAGTAATCAACGTATCTCACACCATAATGGGAATTCCCGCAGGTATCTTGGCTGATAAGATGGGAAAAGAAAAAGTTGTTTTGATAAGTTACGGTATTTTTGCTATATCTTCAATATTAGTGGTAGTATCAATTAACAATATGTCTTATGCTTATGTATTAGCCGGGGTATTTGGACTTTATGTTGGAATTTCTGAAACCGTTCAAAGAGCAATAATTCCCAGGTATGTTACCTCAGAATTAAGAGGAACATCTTATGGGCTATATAGTCTTGTAACTGGAGTATGTTTTTTTGCAAGTAACATAACTTTCGGATTCCTTTGGGATAATTATAGTATCTATATGGCAGTAACTTATAGCGCATCGTTATCTATTAGTGCAATTATAGGAATGACAGTCTTTATTAAAAGTTATACAGTAGCCAATAACAAAAATATCACATAA